The following are encoded in a window of Pseudomonas sp. St316 genomic DNA:
- a CDS encoding LysR family transcriptional regulator, which translates to MRITLMQIEAFYWTARLGGVHAASRHLHLTQPAISSRIREMESLLSVKLFDRSKQRMIITADGLIALQHAELALNNSIKLEQFAAKQKHNRRLRVGADECSAMVGLTAVIAEIKAHFPEITLEITIDVGAVLNRKLNDHELDLALLTNPMTRDDVTDIFLGWMTFQWVAAAQLDIEGGAFLPEHAGAYPIVTHSAPSTLYSVVERWLKEGGSVSEAFHSSNSLAFIAKMISAGHAIGILPVPLIRDMLAVDMLKVLPSHPPIAPARFCLSYLTERPDVQLDELVALTRATLLKQNFLVN; encoded by the coding sequence ATGAGAATTACCCTGATGCAGATCGAGGCCTTCTATTGGACTGCTCGATTAGGCGGCGTCCATGCTGCCTCGCGACATCTTCATCTAACACAACCGGCCATCTCCTCTCGAATTCGCGAGATGGAGTCGTTGCTGAGCGTGAAGCTTTTTGACCGCAGCAAGCAACGCATGATCATCACCGCCGATGGCCTGATCGCCCTGCAACATGCCGAGTTGGCGCTTAACAACAGCATCAAGCTCGAGCAGTTCGCGGCCAAGCAGAAGCACAATCGCAGATTGCGCGTTGGCGCTGACGAGTGTTCGGCAATGGTCGGGCTGACCGCGGTCATCGCCGAGATCAAGGCGCACTTTCCAGAGATCACCCTTGAAATCACTATTGATGTGGGGGCGGTGCTTAACCGAAAGCTGAATGATCACGAGCTTGACCTGGCGCTTCTGACCAATCCAATGACGCGAGACGATGTTACTGACATTTTTCTAGGCTGGATGACCTTCCAGTGGGTGGCCGCCGCACAGTTGGACATTGAAGGCGGGGCATTTCTACCGGAACATGCCGGCGCCTATCCCATCGTGACGCATTCCGCGCCCTCGACCTTGTACTCGGTCGTTGAGCGGTGGCTGAAAGAAGGGGGAAGCGTGTCCGAGGCTTTTCACTCCAGTAATTCCCTGGCGTTCATCGCCAAGATGATCTCTGCGGGACACGCTATTGGTATTCTTCCTGTTCCCTTAATTCGAGACATGTTGGCAGTGGACATGTTGAAAGTATTACCCAGTCATCCGCCTATCGCGCCGGCCAGGTTCTGCTTGTCTTATTTAACGGAACGGCCCGATGTTCAACTCGATGAATTGGTCGCGCTGACGCGGGCCACGTTGTTGAAGCAGAACTTCCTGGTTAACTAG
- a CDS encoding TRAP transporter small permease yields the protein MKNTESSAVRLVNSIARLSAWLGGIALMGTALMIGIDLILRKTIGLSMGGADEIAGYVLAIVSTWAFPIALLKRSHIRVDILYSRLSPKLRTSLDLLALSCMAFFVGTVLFHAWGVLWDSIQYQSTSTTPLQVPQWLPQAVWFAGYLFFALTIVVLGCASVIQLRQQRWASIAALIGINSVEEDIQEETHRPAPGHATTPSNGAH from the coding sequence ATGAAAAACACTGAATCTTCTGCTGTCCGGCTCGTGAACAGCATTGCCAGGCTGAGCGCCTGGCTGGGCGGTATTGCCCTGATGGGCACGGCATTGATGATCGGCATTGACCTTATCCTGCGCAAGACCATCGGCCTGTCCATGGGCGGTGCCGACGAGATAGCCGGCTATGTCCTGGCCATTGTCAGCACCTGGGCTTTTCCCATCGCCTTGTTAAAGCGCTCCCATATCCGCGTGGACATCCTCTACTCGCGCCTGTCCCCCAAACTCAGGACTTCCCTGGATCTGCTGGCGTTGAGCTGCATGGCGTTTTTCGTCGGCACCGTGCTGTTCCACGCATGGGGCGTGCTGTGGGATTCCATCCAGTACCAATCAACGTCCACCACACCGCTGCAAGTCCCACAGTGGCTGCCTCAAGCTGTCTGGTTCGCCGGCTACCTGTTTTTTGCCCTGACCATCGTTGTGCTGGGCTGCGCCAGCGTGATCCAGCTGCGCCAGCAACGATGGGCATCGATCGCGGCACTGATCGGCATCAATTCCGTCGAGGAGGATATTCAAGAAGAAACCCACCGTCCCGCACCAGGGCACGCAACGACCCCGTCGAATGGAGCGCACTAA
- a CDS encoding WYL domain-containing protein — translation MVGLRLNDALKQRFYPQPHWLSHRSTRVSVGYEAYPAAVDLAQVRAALREQRKMQIVYKDENGEQAQRTLWPIMLGFVESQRYIAGWCELRGDYHLFRTDRIVEVDFLEERYARPRHQLVKEWRSRQAHPCKQKDCN, via the coding sequence GTGGTTGGCCTGAGGCTCAACGATGCGCTGAAACAGCGCTTCTATCCCCAGCCACATTGGCTATCTCATCGATCAACCAGAGTAAGCGTCGGTTATGAAGCGTATCCGGCTGCGGTGGATCTGGCGCAGGTCCGGGCGGCGCTTCGTGAACAGCGAAAAATGCAGATCGTCTACAAGGACGAGAATGGGGAGCAGGCGCAGCGAACCCTCTGGCCAATCATGCTGGGGTTTGTCGAGTCGCAGCGCTATATCGCCGGCTGGTGCGAACTGCGCGGCGACTATCATTTATTCCGAACGGACCGGATCGTCGAGGTGGATTTCCTGGAGGAGCGCTACGCCCGCCCCAGGCACCAGTTGGTCAAGGAGTGGCGCTCCCGGCAAGCACATCCGTGTAAACAGAAGGATTGCAACTAG
- a CDS encoding LysR family transcriptional regulator produces MESLSGIDFFVRAAETRSFSEAGRALGISSSAVGKSVARLEERLGVRLFHRSTRSITLTAEGTLFLERCRRILCEVEAAELELSETRKAPRGKLRVSLPLVADLVMPTLIAFMRRYPSIELDLDFSDRLVDIIEEGFDAVIRTGEPNDSRLMSRPLGPFKLVVVGSPRYFAEHGTPQVPADLLRHACLLYKFPSTGRMQVWPVNRDGEPELNLPATLVCNTTEALLHVVHDALGIACVPDFTVREAIAAGELVTVLDDFNRHQSTFRMLWPSSKHLAPKLRVFIDFMSSELFK; encoded by the coding sequence GTGGAATCACTGAGCGGGATTGATTTTTTTGTGCGCGCGGCCGAAACCCGCAGTTTTTCAGAGGCGGGCAGGGCACTTGGCATTTCGTCTTCGGCAGTGGGCAAAAGCGTCGCCCGGCTCGAGGAACGGTTGGGTGTGCGACTGTTTCATCGCAGCACGCGCAGTATCACGCTGACAGCGGAAGGGACGCTTTTCCTCGAGCGTTGCCGGCGCATTCTCTGCGAAGTCGAAGCAGCCGAGTTGGAGTTGTCGGAAACCCGCAAAGCGCCGCGGGGCAAACTGCGCGTGAGCTTGCCGCTCGTTGCGGATTTGGTCATGCCGACGTTGATCGCCTTCATGCGCCGCTACCCCAGTATCGAACTGGACCTGGATTTCTCCGACAGGCTGGTGGACATCATCGAGGAGGGGTTCGATGCGGTCATTCGAACCGGAGAGCCGAACGACTCCCGGCTGATGTCCCGTCCGTTGGGACCGTTCAAGCTCGTTGTGGTCGGTTCACCCCGGTATTTCGCCGAACACGGCACGCCGCAGGTGCCGGCGGATCTGTTGCGCCATGCCTGCCTGCTCTACAAGTTCCCCAGTACCGGCAGGATGCAAGTGTGGCCGGTCAACAGGGACGGGGAGCCGGAACTGAACCTGCCGGCGACCCTGGTCTGCAACACCACCGAGGCGCTGCTACACGTGGTGCACGATGCATTGGGGATTGCCTGCGTACCGGATTTCACTGTGCGGGAGGCCATCGCTGCCGGTGAACTGGTCACCGTCCTGGACGACTTCAACAGGCATCAGAGCACCTTCCGCATGCTCTGGCCTTCAAGCAAACACCTGGCGCCGAAATTGCGGGTGTTCATTGACTTCATGAGCAGTGAGTTGTTCAAGTGA
- a CDS encoding TRAP transporter substrate-binding protein — MKPYQTSLLIFALLCGLIGPAALADTQASTHFNVIGGGSHNYTFRAVEKPFWNKSLPDSSGGTVTARLRGLSESGLKGAEMVRLIRSGAVEIGMGIFAFVAGDDPFFEGIDLPGMAADIETSHRVSTAFKPVLAERMAERHGVKLLATVPYTAQVFFCRDPVNSIADLKGRKIRVRGRNMSELIKALGGSPMTLPFAEVVTAMQTGVIDCAVTGIGSGNAARWYDVANHLYNLPVDWSVGFYAIGLKRWQALPKPVQHLLQAQSQILEDRLWEETAKENRSALACNIGASDCQIHRPAHMQVSTPTNAEKEVLQNAVLKIANDWGKRCGAPCVERWNATAGASLGVSLHSP; from the coding sequence ATGAAACCGTACCAGACTTCCCTTCTGATCTTCGCCCTGCTCTGCGGCCTGATCGGGCCCGCAGCCTTGGCGGACACCCAGGCGAGCACCCACTTCAATGTGATTGGCGGTGGCAGCCACAATTACACCTTCCGCGCGGTGGAGAAACCGTTCTGGAACAAGAGCCTGCCCGACAGCTCTGGTGGCACCGTCACGGCGCGCCTCAGAGGGTTATCGGAAAGCGGCCTCAAAGGCGCTGAGATGGTGCGGTTGATCCGCTCTGGTGCGGTTGAAATCGGCATGGGCATCTTTGCTTTCGTGGCCGGCGACGACCCCTTTTTCGAAGGGATCGACCTGCCCGGCATGGCCGCCGATATTGAAACTTCCCATCGGGTTTCGACGGCGTTCAAGCCGGTGCTGGCAGAGCGTATGGCCGAACGACATGGCGTCAAGCTGTTGGCGACGGTGCCCTACACGGCGCAGGTGTTCTTCTGTCGCGACCCCGTCAACTCCATCGCAGACCTCAAGGGACGCAAGATTCGCGTACGCGGGCGCAATATGTCCGAGTTGATCAAGGCGCTCGGCGGATCGCCCATGACCTTGCCGTTCGCCGAGGTGGTGACGGCCATGCAGACCGGCGTCATCGATTGTGCGGTGACAGGCATCGGCTCAGGCAACGCGGCCAGGTGGTATGACGTGGCCAACCATCTCTACAACCTGCCGGTGGACTGGTCGGTTGGTTTCTATGCCATTGGCTTGAAGCGCTGGCAGGCGTTGCCCAAGCCTGTACAACATCTGCTCCAGGCACAATCCCAGATCCTGGAAGACCGGTTGTGGGAAGAAACCGCCAAAGAAAATCGCTCTGCATTGGCCTGCAACATCGGCGCGTCTGACTGCCAGATTCACCGCCCAGCCCATATGCAGGTCAGCACGCCGACAAATGCCGAGAAGGAGGTTCTACAGAACGCCGTTCTCAAAATTGCCAACGATTGGGGCAAGCGTTGCGGTGCGCCGTGTGTCGAGCGTTGGAACGCCACGGCAGGCGCGTCCCTTGGCGTGAGCCTGCACAGCCCCTGA
- a CDS encoding TRAP transporter substrate-binding protein — translation MTKHLTVLAALLLASSLSFAAEYNAHTIKFAATSPKGTPPAIGMELFAKKVNERSGGKIKVRTFPNGVLGGDVQVLSSLQGGVVEMMTWNAGLMLNHVTDFGILDFPFIYTDTAKVDAMLDGEVGKMLIDQLPAKNLVGLAFWELGVRNLTNNVRPVQKMEDIAGLKIRAQQSPLFLDVWTALGANPTPLPFTEVHTALETHTVDGQENPAALILASRFNEVQKYLSLTHHNYNPQIVLIGKSFWDSLNADEKALLTEVAMEVRLEQREISRQADSRTIAELRSAGMQVNELAPEEIARIQQKIRPVIDKYAAQINPELVKKVYTAVDYHPQ, via the coding sequence ATGACCAAGCATCTAACCGTCCTGGCTGCCCTGCTGCTGGCCAGCAGCTTGAGCTTCGCCGCCGAGTACAACGCTCACACCATCAAGTTTGCCGCTACCAGCCCGAAGGGAACGCCGCCGGCCATTGGCATGGAGCTGTTTGCCAAGAAGGTCAATGAACGCAGCGGCGGCAAGATCAAAGTGCGGACCTTCCCCAATGGCGTGCTGGGCGGCGACGTACAAGTGCTCTCCTCGTTACAGGGCGGCGTGGTGGAAATGATGACCTGGAACGCCGGCCTGATGCTCAATCATGTGACCGACTTCGGCATTCTCGATTTCCCTTTTATCTACACCGATACCGCCAAGGTCGACGCCATGCTCGATGGCGAAGTCGGCAAGATGCTGATCGACCAGTTGCCCGCGAAGAACCTGGTAGGCCTGGCGTTCTGGGAGCTGGGCGTGCGCAACCTGACCAATAATGTGCGGCCGGTGCAGAAGATGGAAGACATCGCTGGCCTGAAGATTCGCGCGCAACAATCGCCATTGTTCCTGGATGTATGGACGGCACTCGGGGCGAATCCCACACCGTTGCCCTTTACCGAAGTGCACACCGCGCTCGAAACCCACACCGTCGACGGTCAGGAAAACCCGGCAGCCCTGATCCTTGCCTCAAGGTTCAATGAAGTACAGAAATACCTCAGCCTGACCCATCACAACTACAACCCGCAGATCGTCCTGATCGGCAAGTCCTTCTGGGACAGCTTGAATGCCGATGAAAAGGCGCTGCTGACGGAGGTCGCCATGGAAGTGCGTCTTGAACAACGGGAAATTTCCCGCCAGGCCGACAGCAGGACGATTGCCGAATTGCGCAGCGCCGGCATGCAAGTCAACGAACTGGCCCCCGAAGAGATCGCGCGCATCCAGCAGAAAATCCGCCCGGTGATCGATAAATACGCCGCGCAGATCAATCCCGAACTGGTGAAAAAAGTCTACACGGCCGTGGATTACCACCCGCAATAA
- a CDS encoding TRAP transporter large permease subunit produces the protein MALGVFVGVLMAALLIGAPIAYALILCGVALMWLLGLFDGQIIAQNIINSAGSFPLLAIPLFIIAGEVMNSGGLSKRIINLAISLVGHLRGGLGYVTIFAGVLLSSLSGSALADAASLTALLLPMMVIAGYNRNRSGGLIASVSVLGSIIPPSIGFVVLGVASGLSITKLFLAGIAPGLMIAAALVVTWWLVSRRDNDVELSPKASGKERLKALADSTWALLLPVIIVVGLRFGIVTPTEAGAVASVYALLVSSLIYRELSLKSLSELLLRAGKTTAAVMFLVAAASIPAWMITIADIPGQIIDLIQPLMDNPKLLIVALMLLILLISMVMDLTPTILLLAPILVPVVTAANIDPIYFGVLFMINCSIGLITPPVGTVLNVVCGIGNMRYEALLKGTVPFLIAETIVLFLLVIFPDLVTVPAQWFAH, from the coding sequence ATGGCCCTGGGCGTTTTTGTCGGCGTGCTGATGGCCGCCTTGCTCATAGGCGCGCCAATCGCCTATGCACTGATTCTCTGCGGCGTAGCCCTGATGTGGCTGCTCGGGTTGTTCGACGGCCAGATCATCGCGCAGAACATCATCAACTCGGCGGGCAGCTTCCCGTTGCTGGCTATTCCGCTGTTTATCATCGCCGGCGAGGTCATGAACAGCGGCGGCCTGTCCAAGCGCATTATCAACCTGGCCATTTCCCTGGTCGGCCATCTGCGTGGTGGCCTTGGCTACGTCACCATTTTCGCCGGGGTACTGCTCTCCAGCCTTTCAGGCTCGGCACTGGCCGATGCGGCGTCACTGACCGCGCTATTGCTGCCGATGATGGTCATCGCCGGTTACAACCGCAACCGATCCGGCGGCCTGATCGCCTCGGTCTCGGTGCTTGGCTCGATTATTCCACCCAGTATCGGTTTCGTGGTCCTGGGGGTCGCCTCCGGCTTGTCGATCACCAAACTGTTCCTGGCGGGCATCGCCCCGGGGCTGATGATCGCCGCTGCGCTGGTTGTCACCTGGTGGCTGGTGTCCCGTCGTGACAACGACGTCGAACTGAGCCCCAAGGCGTCCGGCAAGGAACGCCTAAAGGCCTTGGCCGACAGCACCTGGGCGCTGCTGTTGCCCGTGATCATCGTGGTCGGCCTGCGCTTCGGCATCGTGACGCCCACCGAGGCGGGGGCGGTGGCGAGTGTCTATGCGTTGCTGGTGTCGTCGCTGATCTACCGGGAACTGAGCCTGAAGTCCCTCAGCGAATTGCTACTGCGTGCAGGCAAAACGACCGCGGCCGTCATGTTCCTGGTAGCTGCTGCCTCGATCCCGGCCTGGATGATCACCATCGCAGACATCCCGGGGCAGATCATCGATCTCATCCAGCCGCTCATGGACAACCCGAAACTGCTGATCGTGGCGCTCATGCTGCTGATTCTTCTGATCTCCATGGTCATGGACCTGACACCGACGATTTTGCTGCTGGCACCAATCCTCGTTCCTGTCGTCACCGCCGCGAACATCGATCCGATCTATTTCGGCGTGCTGTTCATGATCAATTGCTCCATCGGCCTGATTACCCCGCCCGTGGGCACGGTGCTCAACGTCGTCTGCGGCATCGGCAATATGCGCTACGAAGCGCTGCTCAAGGGCACTGTCCCGTTCCTGATCGCCGAAACCATCGTCCTCTTCCTCCTGGTGATCTTCCCTGACCTGGTCACTGTTCCAGCGCAATGGTTCGCCCACTAA
- a CDS encoding SDR family oxidoreductase — protein MPNATGQNPVALVSGVGSEIGIGMAIARRLGTAGARLIVTASSARINNRVAELRAEGFEVEGRALDLTDENQVREFMAWAESLWGQIDILVNNAGMAMQGSPEFFSDLASMDLSTWNLTLARNLTTAFLLTRAVLPGMRARRYGRIVNISSTTGTRCSNPGEAAYSAAKAAMVGMSMSLTLEVARQGITVNSVAPGWISTGSTTPEEAKAAGYTPMGRAGRPEEVAALVAFLASSEASYITGEVIVVDGGNCLVENKAP, from the coding sequence ATGCCAAACGCAACCGGACAGAACCCTGTGGCCCTTGTCAGTGGGGTTGGAAGTGAAATCGGAATTGGCATGGCCATCGCGCGCAGGCTGGGTACTGCAGGTGCCAGACTGATCGTCACCGCCAGCAGTGCGCGAATCAATAATCGAGTCGCAGAACTGCGCGCCGAAGGGTTCGAAGTCGAAGGCCGGGCCCTCGATCTTACCGATGAAAACCAGGTACGTGAGTTTATGGCATGGGCAGAATCCCTCTGGGGGCAGATCGATATTCTGGTCAACAACGCGGGCATGGCCATGCAAGGCAGCCCGGAGTTTTTTTCCGACTTGGCATCCATGGATCTGTCTACCTGGAACCTGACACTGGCGCGAAACCTGACCACGGCTTTTCTGCTTACGCGGGCTGTTCTGCCCGGCATGCGGGCGCGCCGTTACGGGCGCATCGTCAACATCAGTTCCACTACCGGCACCCGGTGCAGTAACCCCGGTGAAGCGGCTTACAGCGCCGCAAAAGCCGCGATGGTCGGAATGAGCATGAGCCTGACGCTTGAAGTCGCCCGACAAGGAATCACGGTAAACAGCGTCGCTCCCGGCTGGATCAGCACAGGATCGACCACTCCAGAGGAAGCCAAAGCGGCCGGTTACACGCCGATGGGCCGCGCCGGACGTCCCGAAGAGGTCGCGGCACTGGTTGCTTTCCTTGCGTCTTCAGAGGCCAGCTACATCACTGGCGAAGTCATCGTAGTGGATGGCGGAAACTGCTTGGTCGAGAACAAAGCCCCTTGA
- a CDS encoding TRAP transporter large permease has product MLAFTLFTLLALLGLSVAAAVSVGLLGLSLSELFSTLPLSNAIGEIAWSTSAEFLLVAIPLYILMGELLVCSGVAGRMYGAVAKWLSWLPGGLMNSNIGASALFSATSGSSVATAATISTLALPEQERKGYPAPLFLGSIAAGGTLGILIPPSINMILFALIANLSVPKLYLAATIPGILLSFMFVAIIVLACLIRPDLGGKKEHSTWAERLGSLPDLLPPLAIFGLVVGAIYSGFATASESAALGVIAAFALGLWRRAFTWQNLGQAFESTLRTTGMIIFITLSAFFLNFVLSSIGLTATLVSFVTGLDMSPMGTLLAIIVFYIILGCFMDTLAMLITTAPLVVPVIVALGFDPLWFGVILIILCEMGQITPPFGMNLFVVQSIRNKGKFLDVVYGTLPFCFVLLVLIALLIVFPQIALWLPQFV; this is encoded by the coding sequence ATGCTGGCCTTTACCCTCTTCACCCTACTGGCGCTGCTTGGCTTGAGCGTGGCTGCGGCGGTCAGCGTCGGCTTGTTGGGCCTTTCGTTGTCAGAGCTGTTCTCGACACTGCCGCTCAGCAACGCCATAGGCGAAATTGCCTGGAGCACCAGCGCCGAATTCTTGCTGGTCGCGATTCCGCTCTACATACTCATGGGCGAGTTACTGGTGTGTTCGGGCGTCGCCGGGCGCATGTACGGTGCCGTCGCCAAGTGGCTTTCGTGGCTGCCCGGCGGCTTGATGAACTCGAACATAGGCGCCTCGGCACTGTTCTCGGCAACCAGCGGCTCCAGCGTGGCAACCGCTGCCACCATCTCGACCCTCGCGCTGCCGGAGCAGGAACGCAAAGGCTACCCGGCGCCGCTGTTTCTCGGCTCGATTGCCGCCGGCGGTACGCTCGGCATTTTGATTCCGCCCTCGATCAACATGATTCTGTTCGCGCTGATCGCCAATCTCTCGGTGCCCAAGTTGTACCTGGCGGCTACGATCCCGGGCATTCTACTCAGCTTCATGTTCGTGGCGATCATCGTGTTGGCGTGCCTCATCCGGCCCGATTTGGGCGGCAAAAAGGAACACTCAACCTGGGCCGAACGACTGGGCAGCCTTCCAGACCTGCTGCCGCCGCTGGCCATCTTCGGCCTGGTGGTCGGCGCCATCTACAGCGGTTTCGCGACCGCCAGTGAATCGGCGGCCCTGGGTGTCATCGCCGCCTTTGCCCTGGGCTTGTGGCGGCGCGCCTTTACCTGGCAAAACCTGGGGCAGGCCTTCGAGTCCACCCTGCGCACGACCGGGATGATCATCTTCATTACCTTGTCGGCGTTCTTCCTCAATTTCGTGCTGTCATCCATCGGGCTGACAGCAACCCTGGTCAGTTTCGTGACAGGCCTCGACATGTCGCCGATGGGCACGCTGCTGGCCATCATCGTGTTCTACATCATCCTTGGCTGCTTCATGGACACGCTGGCCATGTTGATCACCACTGCACCGCTGGTGGTGCCTGTCATTGTCGCCTTGGGTTTCGATCCGCTGTGGTTCGGCGTGATACTCATCATCCTGTGCGAAATGGGACAAATCACCCCGCCATTCGGGATGAATCTGTTCGTGGTGCAAAGTATTCGTAACAAAGGCAAGTTCCTGGATGTGGTCTACGGCACCTTGCCTTTCTGTTTCGTATTACTTGTGTTGATCGCGCTCTTGATCGTGTTTCCGCAGATCGCGCTTTGGCTTCCGCAATTTGTTTGA
- a CDS encoding aldolase/citrate lyase family protein, with amino-acid sequence MHKKITSLKDRMADGPTFGMNIYSTACMPIEVAGNWGLDFVFIDAEHTALGVDKDMEKLILAANYAAIHSLVRVRGTLEWDIRKALEMGAAGVIVPQVHSAGQMREIIRCSKFPPSGRRGGDSSVRSANYAGPGFDWARYTQEENARSVIVPMAESYEFFDNIDEILDVEGIDAVHFGPADYSLSRQLPVDYRLGNPEVQARLALLIEKCHRRSIQVMVPCFPADTETARRLLDMGCDMLLMGSDLSWLNQAGQHIAAIQEKFQGTQHAGA; translated from the coding sequence ATGCATAAGAAGATCACCTCGTTGAAAGATCGAATGGCGGACGGCCCAACGTTCGGGATGAATATCTACAGTACGGCCTGCATGCCCATCGAAGTGGCTGGCAACTGGGGATTGGACTTTGTCTTCATCGATGCCGAGCACACCGCTCTGGGCGTCGATAAAGACATGGAAAAACTGATTCTGGCAGCCAACTACGCGGCCATTCACAGCCTGGTTCGGGTTCGTGGCACCCTCGAATGGGACATCCGTAAAGCCCTGGAGATGGGCGCTGCCGGGGTCATCGTTCCCCAGGTTCACAGCGCTGGGCAGATGCGGGAAATCATCCGCTGCAGCAAATTCCCACCGTCCGGCCGGCGCGGCGGTGACAGTTCGGTTCGCTCGGCGAACTACGCCGGCCCCGGATTTGACTGGGCTCGTTACACGCAAGAGGAAAACGCCCGTAGCGTGATCGTGCCCATGGCCGAGAGCTACGAGTTCTTCGACAACATCGATGAAATTCTCGATGTCGAAGGCATCGACGCGGTGCATTTCGGCCCGGCGGATTACTCGTTGTCCCGCCAATTGCCGGTCGACTATCGCCTCGGCAACCCTGAAGTCCAGGCGCGCCTGGCGTTACTGATCGAGAAATGCCACAGGCGCTCGATCCAAGTCATGGTGCCTTGCTTTCCCGCCGACACGGAAACAGCCAGGCGCCTATTGGATATGGGCTGTGACATGTTACTGATGGGCAGTGATCTTTCATGGCTGAATCAGGCGGGACAACACATCGCCGCGATCCAGGAAAAGTTCCAGGGGACTCAACACGCTGGCGCCTGA
- a CDS encoding carbon-nitrogen hydrolase family protein: MKISVAQIHPVIGNPAQTIDNVAELSRQAAKEGSRLIAFAECLLTGGSFDSREDLEKGAISIDALNPLLEVAAETGIHIVVGFYEQYAESIFNTAALVGPKGIIGLHRKRHLPFMIGDRFTDRPAEWTPPVFDTEIGRIGLAICYEIRFPEVIRTLALEGADIVVLPAAWPEQARLLPDIFSNVRAAENIVYFVASNRNDMDGGMQFIGMSHIIEPSGQTLIRAGQENGIFSVDIDLEKARNKSLIRDPGVFEIHPFRDRLPETYRL, from the coding sequence ATGAAGATTTCGGTCGCACAGATCCACCCTGTTATTGGCAATCCGGCTCAAACCATCGACAACGTCGCTGAGCTGTCACGGCAAGCCGCCAAAGAAGGCTCGCGGCTGATCGCCTTCGCCGAATGCCTGCTGACCGGAGGCTCCTTCGACAGCCGCGAAGACCTGGAAAAAGGTGCCATCAGTATCGATGCTCTCAATCCTCTGCTGGAGGTCGCCGCCGAAACCGGCATACATATTGTCGTCGGCTTCTATGAGCAATACGCCGAGTCGATCTTCAATACCGCCGCGCTGGTGGGGCCCAAAGGGATCATCGGCCTGCATCGCAAGCGCCACCTGCCCTTCATGATCGGTGATCGCTTCACTGATCGCCCAGCCGAATGGACACCGCCGGTATTCGACACTGAGATCGGCCGTATCGGCCTGGCGATCTGCTACGAAATCCGCTTCCCGGAAGTCATACGCACCCTGGCGCTGGAAGGGGCCGACATTGTTGTCCTGCCCGCGGCCTGGCCCGAGCAGGCGCGCCTGCTGCCGGACATTTTCAGCAACGTGCGCGCTGCCGAGAACATCGTCTATTTCGTCGCCTCGAACCGTAACGACATGGACGGCGGCATGCAGTTCATCGGCATGAGCCACATCATCGAACCATCGGGCCAGACCTTGATCCGCGCCGGACAGGAGAACGGCATCTTCAGTGTCGACATCGACCTGGAGAAGGCGCGCAACAAGTCATTGATCCGCGACCCTGGCGTGTTCGAGATACATCCCTTCCGCGACCGTCTGCCAGAAACCTATCGCCTCTGA
- a CDS encoding RraA family protein, with translation MYIIKELPQQIAAEELSILLAAEPATIGHFVTKGILSARIKAHFQDIRAVGTAVTVRMPGADGGILHYAMGCARPGDFLIVDRCGERVTAAMGGAMAYAAKQAGIAGIVIDGFVTDLSELRQHGVPIWSWGASAITTRVKGEEGEFCTPVQCGGVVVHPGDAVVADENGIVVITPGQVLPLARRAIAFQENEKITLARLANGEKFPDVTGSRSIIDAATLGRS, from the coding sequence ATGTATATTATTAAAGAATTACCGCAACAGATCGCTGCAGAAGAACTTTCGATTCTTCTTGCGGCCGAACCGGCAACCATCGGACACTTCGTCACTAAAGGTATTTTAAGTGCCCGTATAAAAGCCCACTTCCAGGACATTAGAGCGGTTGGAACCGCCGTTACAGTGAGAATGCCTGGGGCCGATGGGGGCATTTTGCATTACGCGATGGGCTGCGCCAGGCCAGGTGACTTCCTGATCGTGGATCGTTGCGGTGAGCGGGTCACAGCAGCCATGGGCGGTGCCATGGCCTATGCGGCCAAGCAGGCCGGAATCGCTGGCATCGTCATTGACGGATTCGTCACCGACCTGAGCGAGTTGCGCCAGCATGGGGTTCCCATATGGTCTTGGGGCGCCAGTGCCATTACCACTCGGGTCAAGGGCGAAGAAGGTGAGTTTTGTACCCCGGTCCAATGTGGCGGTGTCGTGGTCCATCCCGGCGATGCGGTGGTAGCCGATGAGAACGGCATCGTGGTCATTACCCCGGGCCAGGTCCTCCCGCTGGCGCGGCGCGCAATCGCGTTTCAGGAGAACGAAAAAATCACCTTGGCAAGACTGGCAAACGGTGAAAAATTCCCGGATGTCACAGGTTCCAGATCCATCATCGACGCCGCCACCCTGGGCCGATCCTGA